In a genomic window of Spirochaetales bacterium:
- a CDS encoding ATP-binding protein, with the protein MRRVFFLLLLFSFFFLCSCDLIFWGKGGLPRAVDGRMDLANRDFDRQGIVKLDGMWEFYWNELLEREDFTTMSDRRAHAGQYGKVPGLWNDYEYDGNTLPCFGYGTFRLIVTLPSHLERMGIKVLDASTAYRLWIDGTPLLRNGRVGKTREEMRPQYLPRVAPFRPGDSGEIEIIIQVSNFYEGLGGLWKSIMIGMEQDILNERDKQIALELFLSGVLFVIGIYHIVLFLMGKKELSLLFFGLFCWDIMMRVLVTGERFLFQLIPDFNWQIGTRMELFTVFAGVPLFLCFIYFLFPRECKKLILRILSGIGILWSIAIFFIPSRFFDLITKCYQFVIIISCVYIIIIIVRAIARKRDGAGFIMTGVIIFVLTIINDILTVNFIIRTDLFTPLGLFFFILCAFALYEKFVRAEEQLRVQQEQLIHADKLISLGTLVAGVAHEINNPNNAIMITSETCSKMWKGFMSVLDEYCEALEEVSVGGLSVTEMKEEIGESFNRILRSSRRIKFIVEELRKFSRKDVGTPLEEIEINTLIQSSISLVENKIKKSTQNFHVSYGDNIPRLKGNYQRLEQVLVNLIQNACDALEDSTQGIMISTAYDSQNSEIVINVKDEGSGMNRETLKRIFDPFYTTKRDRGGTGLGLAVSANIVKEHGGTLTFTSQPGKGTHARLVFQYRG; encoded by the coding sequence GTGAGACGAGTATTTTTCCTTCTTTTATTGTTTTCGTTTTTTTTCCTCTGTTCATGCGACCTGATCTTCTGGGGGAAGGGGGGCCTCCCGCGCGCGGTCGACGGCAGGATGGATCTCGCAAACCGGGACTTCGATCGCCAGGGAATCGTCAAACTCGACGGCATGTGGGAGTTTTACTGGAACGAACTGCTGGAACGGGAAGATTTCACTACCATGTCCGACCGGCGGGCACATGCCGGACAATACGGAAAGGTTCCCGGCCTTTGGAACGATTACGAGTATGACGGAAATACCCTTCCGTGTTTCGGCTATGGAACATTCAGACTCATCGTCACCCTTCCGTCCCATCTCGAGAGAATGGGAATAAAAGTACTCGACGCAAGCACCGCCTACCGTCTCTGGATCGACGGCACGCCGCTGTTACGGAACGGCCGTGTCGGAAAAACGAGGGAAGAAATGCGGCCGCAATATCTTCCTCGTGTGGCCCCGTTTCGTCCCGGTGATAGCGGTGAGATCGAAATCATTATCCAGGTTTCGAATTTTTATGAGGGACTCGGCGGTTTGTGGAAGAGTATCATGATCGGAATGGAACAGGATATTCTGAACGAACGCGACAAACAGATCGCCCTGGAACTTTTTCTCTCCGGTGTTCTCTTCGTCATCGGGATTTATCACATCGTGCTTTTTCTGATGGGGAAAAAAGAGCTCTCACTCCTCTTTTTCGGATTATTCTGCTGGGATATCATGATGAGGGTCCTCGTCACCGGGGAGCGGTTTCTCTTCCAGTTAATACCGGATTTCAACTGGCAGATCGGCACGAGGATGGAACTCTTCACCGTTTTTGCCGGTGTTCCGCTATTTCTCTGCTTTATCTATTTTCTTTTCCCGAGGGAATGTAAAAAACTGATCCTTCGGATTCTTTCGGGAATCGGAATTCTCTGGTCGATCGCCATTTTTTTCATTCCTTCACGTTTTTTCGATCTCATCACGAAATGTTACCAATTCGTCATCATTATATCGTGCGTATATATCATCATCATCATTGTCCGTGCGATCGCACGGAAACGTGACGGAGCCGGCTTTATCATGACGGGAGTGATTATCTTCGTCCTGACGATCATCAATGATATACTTACCGTCAACTTTATCATTCGCACGGACCTTTTCACCCCCCTCGGACTTTTTTTCTTCATACTCTGCGCTTTTGCCCTATACGAAAAATTCGTACGTGCGGAGGAACAATTACGTGTCCAGCAGGAACAGCTGATCCATGCCGACAAACTCATCTCCCTGGGAACACTCGTCGCCGGTGTCGCGCATGAAATCAACAATCCAAACAACGCGATCATGATCACCTCGGAAACCTGTTCGAAAATGTGGAAAGGATTCATGAGTGTTCTCGATGAGTACTGCGAAGCCCTCGAGGAGGTAAGCGTCGGGGGGCTTTCCGTTACGGAGATGAAAGAGGAAATCGGGGAAAGCTTCAATCGAATACTAAGGAGTTCAAGAAGAATCAAGTTTATCGTGGAAGAACTCAGGAAATTCTCGCGCAAGGATGTCGGTACTCCCCTGGAAGAAATCGAAATCAATACCCTCATACAGTCCTCGATTAGCCTTGTCGAAAATAAAATCAAAAAAAGCACGCAAAACTTTCATGTTTCTTATGGGGACAACATACCCCGGCTGAAGGGAAACTACCAGCGGCTCGAACAAGTACTCGTCAACCTTATTCAGAACGCCTGTGACGCGCTCGAGGATTCAACACAGGGAATCATGATTTCCACGGCCTACGACAGCCAAAACAGTGAAATCGTCATCAATGTCAAAGACGAAGGTTCCGGAATGAACAGGGAAACACTGAAAAGGATTTTCGATCCCTTTTATACGACAAAAAGGGATAGGGGAGGAACGGGTCTCGGGCTGGCGGTTTCCGCAAATATCGTAAAAGAACACGGCGGCACCCTCACCTTCACCTCCCAACCGGGAAAGGGAACGCATGCCAGGCTCGTTTTTCAGTACCGGGGATAG
- a CDS encoding response regulator codes for MNNIGEKLRILIVDDNKFVRDHLCRILEEKYICETAGSKDDALKKFKIAEKQHYAYDLILLDNYLPEPDAGIEVLRYVSENNIDSITLMLSEHTESESDPFKTGIKAFKAGAIDFLPKPFKREYLETKIDNLISKKKQALAIIRMAETMGVERFENELHKIMDDDGIDMMTKLRVKKLSGEVKNTIGNEAFLVEPRDIEVSDSPGKSHNSMWNRRIKSIKDIPADAQISVFNVLASHKQIYKIKFGSYGPSGVQHTYRLRIKPPKIGEGKLYCTLFGPSPINCARQDLIIFVDAGFEEKVKRDVEKKLGEQQLHA; via the coding sequence ATGAATAATATCGGAGAAAAGCTGAGAATATTGATCGTCGATGACAACAAGTTCGTGAGGGATCACCTGTGCCGGATATTGGAGGAAAAATATATCTGTGAAACCGCCGGTTCAAAAGATGACGCGCTAAAGAAGTTTAAAATTGCCGAAAAACAACATTATGCCTATGATTTGATTCTTCTGGACAATTATCTCCCGGAACCGGATGCGGGTATCGAGGTGCTTCGTTATGTCAGCGAGAACAACATCGATTCCATCACCCTTATGCTTTCCGAACATACGGAAAGCGAAAGCGACCCCTTTAAAACAGGCATCAAGGCCTTTAAAGCGGGGGCAATCGATTTTCTGCCAAAACCGTTCAAGCGGGAATACCTCGAAACAAAGATCGACAACCTGATAAGCAAAAAAAAACAGGCCCTTGCGATCATACGGATGGCTGAAACTATGGGTGTCGAACGGTTTGAGAATGAGTTGCATAAAATCATGGATGATGACGGTATAGACATGATGACCAAGCTGCGGGTGAAAAAGCTGTCCGGTGAGGTGAAGAACACTATCGGAAACGAGGCGTTTCTTGTCGAACCCCGCGATATCGAGGTCAGTGACAGCCCGGGCAAATCGCATAACAGTATGTGGAACAGAAGGATAAAGAGCATCAAGGACATTCCCGCGGACGCCCAGATTTCCGTCTTTAATGTTCTCGCTTCCCATAAACAGATATATAAAATCAAGTTCGGCAGTTACGGGCCTTCCGGCGTGCAGCATACCTATCGATTGCGGATCAAACCGCCTAAAATCGGTGAAGGAAAACTCTATTGCACCCTCTTCGGGCCGAGTCCCATCAACTGCGCACGGCAGGACCTGATCATTTTTGTCGATGCCGGTTTTGAAGAAAAAGTCAAACGGGACGTGGAGAAAAAACTGGGCGAACAGCAACTCCACGCCTGA